From one Triticum aestivum cultivar Chinese Spring chromosome 4B, IWGSC CS RefSeq v2.1, whole genome shotgun sequence genomic stretch:
- the LOC123094698 gene encoding probable carboxylesterase 12 — MDPGSDIIEYERPGVVRVYKSGRVERFDGTDTNTVPPCPSGDPANGVVSKDVVLDASANISARLYIPAAEPGKKLPVVVYFHGGGFLVQTPASPFYHTYTASLAAAAPAVVVSVDYRLAPEDRLPAAYDDAFAALKAVVASCRPDGAEPWLAAHGDASRVVLAGDSAGGNIAHNTAIRLRKERIEDYGDGVSGVALLQSYFWGTERVGGEPTDAAYRGEFERLWDVACGSHFGPDHPYINPATSPGEWSQLGCDRVLVTTAELCWFVDRAREYADGIKACGWDGEVEFHETKGEEHVYLFKSGCDNAVKELAVVADFVGRC, encoded by the coding sequence atggaccctGGCTCCGACATCATCGAGTACGAGAGGCCCGGCGTCGTGCGCGTGTACAAGAGCGGCCGTGTCGAGCGCTTCGACGGCACCGACACCAACACCGTCCCGCCCTGCCCCTCCGGGGACCCCGCCAATGGCGTCGTCTCCAAGGATGTCGTCCTCGACGCCTCTGCCAACATCTCCGCTCGCCTGTACATTCCGGCCGCGGAGCCTGGCAAGAAGCTCCCCGTCGTCGTTTACTTCCACGGCGGCGGTTTCCTTGTCCAAACCCCGGCCTCCCCGTTCTACCACACCTACACCGCGTCGCTCGCCGCCGCGGCGCCCGCCGTCGTCGTCTCAGTCGACTACCGCCTCGCTCCCGAggaccgcctccccgccgcctacGACGACGCCTTCGCCGCGCTTAAGGCGGTCGTCGCCTCGTGCCGCCCGGACGGCGCCGAGCCGTGGCTCGCGGCGCATGGCGACGCCTCCCGCGTCGTCCTCGCCGGCGACAGCGCCGGTGGGAACATCGCGCACAACACGGCCATAAGGCTGCGGAAGGAACGCATCGAGGACTACGGCGACGGTGTAAGCGGCGTCGCGCTCCTGCAGTCCTACTTCTGGGGGACAGAGCGGGTGGGCGGGGAGCCCACGGATGCCGCCTACCGCGGCGAGTTTGAGCGCTTGTGGGACGTCGCCTGTGGCAGCCATTTCGGCCCCGACCACCCTTACATCAACCCGGCGACGTCGCCCGGGGAGTGGAGCCAGCTCGGGTGCGACCGCGTGCTGGTCACCACGGCCGAGCTCTGCTGGTTCGTGGACAGGGCGCGCGAGTACGCGGATGGGATAAAGGCGTGCGGATGGGACGGAGAGGTCGAGTTCCACGAGACCAAGGGCGAGGAGCATGTCTACTTGTTTAAGTCCGGCTGCGACAATGCCGTCAAGGAGCTCGCCGTCGTGGCCGACTTCGTCGGGCGCTGTTGA